The Clostridium bornimense genome includes a region encoding these proteins:
- a CDS encoding P-II family nitrogen regulator — MKEVIMFIRPKMYFETKKALNDGGFHSMTVKDVVGRGRTPIHYDLDGEGITRNRLVAKKMVDMYIRDEDVEKVIDIVIEANKTNHAGDGKMFILPVREAIRIRTEQKGEEALV, encoded by the coding sequence ATGAAGGAAGTCATAATGTTTATAAGACCCAAAATGTATTTTGAAACAAAAAAGGCATTAAATGATGGAGGATTTCACTCTATGACGGTGAAAGATGTTGTTGGAAGAGGCAGAACACCGATTCATTATGATTTAGATGGAGAAGGCATTACTAGAAATAGGCTAGTTGCTAAAAAAATGGTGGATATGTATATAAGAGATGAAGATGTAGAAAAAGTTATTGATATAGTTATAGAAGCTAACAAAACAAATCATGCTGGTGATGGAAAAATGTTCATACTACCAGTAAGAGAAGCAATAAGAATAAGAACTGAACAAAAGGGAGAAGAGGCATTAGTTTAA
- a CDS encoding ABC transporter permease: MIRIKIRRKIEKKKYITFSILTFIIIIGIWSLVSGLELIDTIFLPTPLSVVKYAISSIKDGVLLPNMGISIYRIMIGFFIAVVLGVPIGILAGTFKPIEAVVRPLSEFIRYMPVPAFVPLIMVWVGIGESAKITVIFIGTFFQLVLMVADDARSVPDDLINASYTLGTDTKTAITKVLIPAMMPRLMETLRMMIGWAWTYLVSAELVAASSSLGYSILKAQRFVKTDAIFSGIIIIGLLGLITDRIFAIANKKLFYWVEGGK, translated from the coding sequence ATGATACGTATAAAGATAAGGCGTAAAATTGAAAAGAAAAAATATATAACTTTTTCAATTTTAACTTTTATAATAATCATAGGTATTTGGTCTTTAGTTAGTGGTTTAGAACTTATAGATACTATTTTTTTACCAACACCATTAAGTGTAGTTAAATATGCTATTAGTTCAATAAAAGACGGAGTATTGCTTCCTAATATGGGGATAAGTATATATAGAATAATGATTGGATTCTTTATTGCTGTTGTTTTAGGTGTACCTATAGGAATATTAGCAGGTACATTTAAACCTATAGAGGCTGTAGTAAGACCGTTATCTGAATTTATAAGATATATGCCAGTTCCAGCATTTGTACCACTTATTATGGTTTGGGTGGGAATAGGTGAAAGTGCAAAAATTACAGTAATTTTTATTGGAACATTTTTTCAGCTCGTATTGATGGTGGCAGATGATGCAAGGTCAGTACCAGATGATCTAATTAATGCTAGCTATACCTTAGGAACAGATACAAAAACAGCAATAACCAAGGTATTAATTCCTGCAATGATGCCAAGATTAATGGAAACATTAAGAATGATGATAGGATGGGCGTGGACATACCTTGTAAGTGCAGAGTTAGTAGCGGCTAGTAGCAGTTTAGGTTATAGCATTTTAAAAGCCCAAAGATTTGTTAAGACAGATGCAATATTTAGCGGAATTATAATTATAGGTCTACTAGGACTTATAACAGATAGAATTTTTGCAATAGCAAATAAGAAGTTATTCTATTGGGTAGAGGGAGGAAAATAA
- a CDS encoding P-II family nitrogen regulator: protein MKMIKAIVRPEKVDDIMSALIEKGFNAATRMAVLGKGKQKGLKIGEVYYDELPKELIMIVVDDKDQDVVTRIIIDNAKIDKKGNYGDGKVFISDVEDAITISTGVREL, encoded by the coding sequence ATGAAAATGATAAAAGCGATTGTAAGACCAGAGAAAGTAGATGACATAATGTCAGCATTGATAGAAAAAGGGTTTAATGCGGCTACTAGAATGGCGGTACTTGGGAAAGGTAAGCAAAAAGGATTAAAAATCGGAGAAGTTTATTATGATGAGCTTCCAAAGGAACTTATCATGATTGTAGTTGATGACAAAGATCAAGATGTTGTAACAAGGATAATAATAGATAACGCAAAGATTGATAAAAAAGGTAATTATGGAGATGGAAAAGTATTTATTAGTGATGTTGAGGATGCTATTACAATAAGCACTGGAGTTAGGGAGTTATAG
- a CDS encoding urea amidolyase associated protein UAAP2: MYGFIKKESELKIEDAIYDEVVLAGDGWMHKLFSGQTLRILDLEGNQAVDTTFYDLANPEDHYGAITTIVMQKNIYLTTGSILRTESGKPLLEITADLTGRHDTIGGACSSQSNTVRYSREKIDMHNCRDSFMLQLAKSNSSIGKRDLAPNINFFMNVPVTKEGGLKFDDGVSAPGKYVEMKALEDTMVLISNCPQLNNPCNAYNPTPVRLIIWDKK; this comes from the coding sequence ATGTATGGATTTATAAAAAAAGAGAGTGAATTAAAGATTGAAGATGCAATATATGATGAGGTTGTTCTTGCTGGTGATGGATGGATGCATAAATTATTTTCTGGTCAGACTCTAAGAATTTTAGATTTAGAAGGAAATCAGGCGGTAGATACTACTTTTTATGATTTAGCAAATCCTGAAGACCATTATGGGGCGATAACTACGATAGTAATGCAAAAAAATATTTACCTTACAACAGGAAGTATTTTAAGAACTGAATCAGGAAAGCCGCTTCTTGAGATTACAGCAGATTTGACAGGACGTCATGATACTATAGGTGGAGCTTGCTCTTCACAAAGCAATACTGTGCGTTATAGTAGAGAAAAAATAGATATGCACAATTGTCGAGATAGTTTTATGCTTCAATTAGCTAAAAGTAATTCTAGTATAGGTAAAAGAGACTTAGCACCAAATATAAACTTTTTTATGAATGTTCCAGTTACAAAAGAGGGGGGGTTAAAATTTGATGATGGTGTTTCTGCGCCAGGAAAATATGTAGAAATGAAAGCGTTAGAGGATACCATGGTTCTCATTAGTAACTGCCCACAATTAAATAATCCATGTAATGCCTATAATCCAACTCCCGTACGTTTAATTATATGGGACAAAAAATAA
- a CDS encoding cold-shock protein: MMSITGIVKWYNKDKGYGFISCNEGNDVFAHHSQIKEHGSEKDLHEGESVTFDIKEVEKGPMAVNIQKL; encoded by the coding sequence ATTATGTCAATAACTGGTATAGTTAAATGGTACAACAAAGATAAGGGATATGGTTTCATTTCTTGTAATGAAGGAAATGATGTTTTTGCACATCATTCTCAAATTAAAGAACATGGATCTGAAAAAGATTTACACGAGGGCGAAAGTGTAACTTTTGATATTAAAGAAGTTGAAAAAGGACCTATGGCAGTAAATATTCAAAAGCTATAG
- a CDS encoding pyridoxamine 5'-phosphate oxidase family protein: protein MREMRRKDRELPIDSTKEILQTTEYGVLSTVDEYNTPYGVPMSFSYDGKSIYLHCALEGHKIDNLLNNSNVCFTVVGPTEVIPDKFTTKYSSVIVFGKISIVTDTENKMYGAMKLIKKYSPDFISEGSAYINTAFNKVNILKIDIMKITGKGRS, encoded by the coding sequence ATGAGAGAAATGAGACGTAAAGATAGAGAATTACCTATAGATTCTACGAAAGAAATACTGCAAACCACTGAGTATGGTGTTCTTTCTACAGTAGATGAATATAACACCCCTTATGGTGTTCCTATGAGCTTTTCCTATGATGGCAAATCAATATATCTACATTGCGCTCTTGAAGGCCATAAGATAGACAACCTATTAAATAATTCCAATGTATGCTTTACTGTAGTTGGTCCTACTGAAGTTATCCCAGATAAATTTACTACTAAATATTCATCAGTTATTGTATTTGGTAAAATATCTATCGTTACTGATACAGAAAACAAAATGTACGGAGCTATGAAGCTAATAAAAAAATATAGTCCTGATTTCATATCTGAAGGTTCCGCTTATATTAATACAGCTTTTAATAAAGTTAATATACTTAAAATTGATATTATGAAAATCACCGGTAAGGGCAGATCTTAA
- the uca gene encoding urea carboxylase, with product MFKKVLIANRGAIAVRIERTLKAMGIKSVAVYSKADQDSLHVENADEAVFLGEGSANETYLDAKKILDAAIKTKAEAIHPGYGFLSENTEFSRECENHGIKFIGPTAEQIELFGLKHSARELAIKAKVPLLPGTGLLTGLDEAVKEGKKIGYPVILKSTAGGGGIGMRICNSEEELINAYEAVCHLAEANFNNSGVFLEKYIVKSRHIEVQIFGNSFGEVVTLGERDCSVQRRNQKVVEESPAPNLTDKVRKEMYEAAERLAKVASYRSAGTVEFLYDENTEEFFFLEVNTRLQVEHGITEEVFGVDLVSWMVNEAADDLEGLKELVKKPEGHAIEVRVYAEDCLNGFRPSTGKIDDVIFSNKARVETWIQKGVEVSSLYDPMIAKIIVHGQDRKDAVEKMREVLSKSRVYGITTNMEYLKALFDSKSYKEGNLFTAMLRDFHPEEYAIEVLDGGVQTTVQDYPGMIGYWSVGVPPCGPMDNYNFRLGNSLLGNREDAPGLELTLRGGTYKFRTAVSFCITGADMNATLDGEPVPRYRVNCAMANQVLKFKDCKVGMRAYLLVAGGFDIPKIMGSSSTFIDGKFGGHGGRTLRGGDVLMVTENCLVDSIASIPNKYWPEISNSWTIGVIPGPQPTSEYLKEEYLHTLTNTEYEVNFNSARTGIRLNGPIPQWVREDGGEAGLHPSNIHDNAYAIGTLDLTGDQAVLLGPDGPSLGGFVCPVTTAKGELWKLGQLHSGDKVSFKLLTLEEAEVIRKLQEENLKNQYSVIKLPKDVSNISANYAVLAKEEIQGTEIQIRLAGEENILVEYGEMELNIESRFRVHILMQQLEKTSLPIIDLTPGIRSLQIHFDVSKINAIEIAKIVIDINRKLSELKDITVPSRIIKLPLSWDDPQTQLAAKRYQETVRENAPWCPSNPEFIRRINGLDSIEEVKDIVFDAEYLVLGLGDVYLGAPVATPIDPRHRMVTTKYNPARPWTPENAVGIGGAYLCVYGMEGPGGYQFVGRTVQMWNQLKVTKSFKKGKPWLLNFFDRLKFYPVTAEEILKLREDFLRGKFEVEIEETTFNLGEYEKFLEENKESIKTFKDKQEAAFEAERQRWKDEGLDEFISELNEPVTICDEEIAEGCEAVLTNIPGGVWKILVKEGDEVKAGEEIIILESMKMEFPITAEYSGTIEKIYITVGDQLNAGHLVASIRVKE from the coding sequence ATGTTTAAGAAAGTACTAATTGCAAATCGTGGGGCAATAGCGGTAAGGATAGAGAGAACATTAAAAGCTATGGGGATAAAAAGTGTTGCTGTTTACTCAAAGGCAGATCAAGATAGTTTGCATGTAGAAAATGCCGATGAAGCTGTTTTTTTAGGAGAAGGAAGTGCTAATGAAACATATTTAGATGCTAAAAAAATATTAGATGCAGCAATTAAAACAAAGGCAGAAGCAATTCATCCCGGATATGGATTTTTAAGTGAAAATACAGAGTTCTCAAGAGAGTGTGAAAACCATGGTATTAAATTTATTGGTCCAACAGCGGAGCAAATTGAATTATTTGGATTAAAACATTCAGCAAGGGAACTAGCTATTAAAGCAAAAGTTCCATTACTACCAGGAACAGGTTTATTAACAGGCTTAGATGAAGCTGTAAAAGAAGGAAAGAAGATAGGTTATCCTGTAATACTGAAGAGTACAGCTGGTGGCGGTGGAATAGGAATGAGAATATGTAATTCAGAGGAAGAACTTATTAATGCTTATGAAGCTGTATGTCATCTTGCAGAAGCAAATTTCAATAATTCAGGGGTTTTTCTTGAAAAATATATTGTTAAATCTAGACACATTGAAGTACAAATATTTGGAAATTCTTTTGGGGAAGTAGTTACTTTAGGAGAAAGAGATTGTTCTGTTCAAAGAAGAAATCAAAAGGTAGTTGAAGAAAGTCCAGCTCCTAATTTAACAGATAAAGTAAGAAAAGAAATGTATGAAGCTGCTGAAAGGTTAGCAAAAGTAGCATCTTATAGAAGTGCGGGAACTGTAGAGTTCTTATATGACGAAAATACGGAAGAATTTTTCTTCTTAGAAGTAAATACTAGACTTCAGGTGGAACATGGAATAACAGAAGAAGTTTTTGGTGTTGATCTTGTTTCGTGGATGGTGAATGAAGCAGCTGATGATCTTGAGGGATTAAAGGAGTTAGTGAAAAAGCCAGAAGGACATGCTATTGAAGTAAGGGTATATGCGGAAGATTGTTTAAATGGATTTAGACCAAGTACCGGTAAAATTGATGATGTTATTTTTAGTAATAAGGCAAGAGTAGAAACATGGATACAAAAAGGAGTAGAGGTATCATCATTATATGATCCTATGATTGCGAAAATTATTGTTCATGGTCAAGATAGAAAAGATGCTGTAGAAAAAATGAGAGAAGTTCTTTCTAAATCAAGGGTATATGGCATTACTACCAATATGGAATATTTAAAAGCTCTATTTGATTCCAAAAGTTATAAAGAAGGAAATTTGTTTACTGCTATGTTAAGGGATTTCCATCCAGAAGAGTATGCTATTGAAGTTCTTGATGGAGGTGTTCAAACTACTGTTCAAGATTATCCAGGAATGATAGGTTATTGGTCTGTAGGGGTTCCACCATGTGGCCCAATGGATAATTATAATTTTAGATTAGGAAATAGTTTGCTAGGTAATAGGGAAGATGCACCAGGATTAGAGCTTACCTTAAGAGGGGGCACATATAAGTTTAGAACAGCTGTGAGTTTTTGTATAACTGGTGCTGATATGAATGCTACTTTAGATGGTGAGCCAGTACCAAGGTATAGGGTTAATTGTGCTATGGCGAATCAAGTATTGAAATTTAAAGATTGTAAAGTTGGTATGAGAGCATATTTACTTGTAGCTGGGGGATTTGATATTCCAAAGATAATGGGCAGTAGTTCTACCTTTATCGATGGTAAGTTTGGAGGTCATGGTGGTAGGACTCTTAGAGGTGGAGATGTACTCATGGTGACAGAAAATTGTTTAGTAGATTCTATAGCATCAATTCCTAATAAGTATTGGCCAGAAATCAGTAATAGTTGGACTATAGGAGTTATACCAGGTCCTCAACCTACTAGCGAATATTTAAAAGAAGAATATCTTCATACGTTAACTAATACAGAATATGAAGTTAATTTTAATAGTGCTAGAACAGGAATTCGATTAAACGGGCCTATACCTCAGTGGGTAAGGGAAGATGGAGGAGAAGCAGGGTTACATCCATCTAATATTCATGATAATGCTTATGCAATAGGAACTTTAGATTTAACGGGAGATCAAGCAGTTTTATTAGGGCCAGATGGACCAAGCCTTGGAGGATTTGTATGCCCGGTTACTACTGCTAAAGGTGAACTTTGGAAGTTAGGACAACTTCATTCAGGAGATAAAGTTAGTTTTAAATTATTAACATTAGAAGAGGCTGAAGTTATAAGAAAACTTCAAGAAGAAAATTTAAAAAATCAATATTCAGTAATAAAGCTACCTAAAGACGTATCAAATATTTCAGCAAATTATGCAGTTTTAGCTAAAGAAGAAATACAGGGTACTGAAATACAGATAAGACTAGCTGGAGAGGAAAATATATTAGTAGAATATGGAGAAATGGAATTAAATATAGAGAGTAGATTCCGCGTGCATATATTGATGCAACAGTTAGAAAAAACATCATTACCTATTATTGATTTAACACCAGGGATTAGATCATTACAAATACATTTTGATGTAAGTAAGATAAATGCTATAGAAATTGCAAAGATAGTTATAGATATAAATAGGAAGTTATCAGAATTAAAGGATATAACAGTACCGTCAAGAATAATAAAATTACCATTATCTTGGGATGATCCACAAACACAGTTAGCAGCAAAAAGATATCAAGAAACAGTTAGAGAAAACGCACCGTGGTGTCCAAGCAATCCTGAGTTTATAAGAAGAATAAATGGCTTAGACAGTATAGAAGAAGTGAAAGATATTGTTTTTGATGCAGAGTATCTTGTTTTAGGTCTTGGTGATGTATATCTTGGTGCTCCAGTTGCTACACCGATAGATCCTAGACATAGAATGGTAACTACAAAATATAATCCAGCAAGACCATGGACGCCAGAAAATGCAGTAGGTATAGGAGGGGCATACCTTTGTGTCTATGGAATGGAGGGCCCTGGTGGATATCAATTTGTAGGAAGAACAGTTCAAATGTGGAATCAGTTGAAAGTGACAAAGAGCTTTAAAAAGGGTAAGCCTTGGCTTCTTAACTTCTTTGATAGACTAAAATTCTATCCTGTTACAGCAGAAGAAATACTAAAACTAAGAGAAGATTTTTTAAGAGGAAAATTTGAAGTAGAAATTGAAGAAACAACTTTCAATTTAGGAGAATATGAAAAGTTCTTAGAAGAAAATAAAGAAAGTATAAAAACTTTTAAGGATAAACAGGAGGCGGCTTTTGAAGCGGAAAGACAGAGATGGAAAGATGAAGGTCTAGATGAATTTATATCAGAGTTGAATGAACCAGTTACTATTTGTGATGAAGAGATAGCAGAAGGTTGTGAGGCTGTATTAACAAATATTCCAGGAGGAGTATGGAAAATTCTTGTAAAAGAAGGCGACGAAGTTAAGGCTGGAGAAGAGATTATTATTTTAGAAAGTATGAAGATGGAGTTTCCTATTACAGCTGAATACAGTGGAACTATTGAAAAAATATATATTACAGTAGGAGATCAGCTTAATGCAGGACATTTAGTAGCATCTATAAGAGTAAAGGAGTAA
- a CDS encoding allophanate hydrolase: MKYFPKKLTITWIRNSYKSGKLTPMELIKEIMRRVESNDYRNIWIAKPSMEFIKPYIDNLAIKDIEKCPLWGIPFAIKDNIDVKGLITTAGCEEYGYLAKESAFVVKKLIDAGAIPLGKTNLDQFATGLVGTRSPYGEVHNALNEELISGGSSSGSAVSVALGEVAFALGTDTAGSGRVPAALNALVGYKPSLGAWSTNGVVPACASLDCVTVFANNLEEVEVVNSVARGFDNKCCWSKEYDDIVKKMPKKICLPKEDLEFFGQYKEIYKVKWYEALERIVSLGIEINYIDYSIFQEAASILYDGPWVAERWKDLGDFVKSNSGAVFPVTKEVLQSGGKAENTAVKVFEAMHKLQQYKMIVKDLLKDSVIIMPTVGGTFTRDEVRENPIETNSLMGKYTNHCNLLNMCAVAVPENTDDTVLPFGITIFGLAKDEGLILKTAEEFLEKESVKLAVCGLHMEDMELESQLIELDAELIGTTKTSKDYKLIKLNTAPEKPGLIRVKNNGKAIEVQVYRISKSKLGKFLTNITAPLGIGDIELESGEIVKGFICEGYVEKESEDISDYESFKKYKNR; encoded by the coding sequence ATGAAATATTTTCCGAAGAAGTTAACGATAACATGGATAAGAAATAGTTATAAGTCAGGTAAGCTGACACCAATGGAGCTAATAAAGGAAATAATGAGAAGAGTAGAAAGTAATGATTATAGAAATATATGGATTGCAAAACCATCAATGGAGTTTATAAAGCCTTATATTGACAATCTTGCCATAAAGGATATAGAAAAATGTCCTTTATGGGGTATACCCTTTGCCATAAAAGATAATATTGATGTTAAAGGTTTAATTACAACTGCTGGTTGTGAAGAGTATGGTTATTTAGCAAAAGAAAGTGCTTTTGTAGTAAAAAAGCTTATAGATGCTGGAGCTATACCTTTAGGAAAAACTAATTTAGATCAGTTTGCAACAGGTCTTGTTGGGACAAGAAGTCCTTATGGTGAAGTTCATAATGCTCTAAATGAAGAATTAATTAGCGGCGGTTCAAGTTCTGGATCAGCAGTATCAGTGGCTTTAGGGGAAGTAGCTTTTGCTCTTGGTACAGATACTGCCGGATCAGGAAGAGTGCCAGCAGCTTTAAATGCTTTAGTAGGGTATAAGCCATCATTAGGAGCTTGGTCTACTAATGGAGTAGTACCTGCTTGTGCAAGTTTAGATTGTGTTACAGTATTTGCTAATAATTTAGAAGAAGTTGAAGTGGTAAATTCTGTGGCAAGAGGTTTTGATAATAAATGTTGTTGGTCAAAAGAATACGATGACATAGTTAAGAAAATGCCTAAGAAGATCTGCTTACCAAAAGAAGATTTAGAGTTCTTTGGCCAATATAAGGAGATATATAAGGTAAAGTGGTATGAAGCGTTAGAAAGAATAGTATCTTTAGGGATTGAGATTAATTATATAGATTATAGTATCTTTCAAGAAGCAGCTTCAATCTTATATGATGGTCCATGGGTAGCAGAGAGATGGAAGGATCTTGGCGATTTTGTTAAGAGTAATAGTGGAGCTGTGTTTCCTGTAACAAAAGAAGTACTCCAATCTGGTGGTAAGGCCGAAAATACTGCAGTAAAGGTATTTGAAGCAATGCATAAATTGCAACAATATAAGATGATAGTAAAAGATTTATTAAAAGATTCTGTAATTATAATGCCTACTGTAGGAGGTACATTTACTAGAGATGAAGTAAGAGAAAATCCTATAGAAACTAATTCGCTTATGGGTAAATATACAAATCATTGTAATTTATTGAACATGTGTGCTGTTGCAGTGCCAGAAAATACAGATGATACTGTATTACCTTTTGGAATTACTATTTTTGGATTGGCCAAAGATGAAGGACTAATTCTTAAAACAGCGGAGGAATTTTTAGAAAAGGAGAGTGTGAAGTTAGCAGTTTGTGGCCTTCATATGGAAGATATGGAGTTAGAGAGTCAATTAATAGAGCTAGATGCAGAGCTTATAGGTACTACAAAAACTAGTAAAGATTACAAACTAATAAAGTTGAATACTGCACCAGAAAAACCAGGATTAATTCGTGTAAAGAACAATGGAAAGGCTATTGAGGTTCAGGTATATAGAATTTCAAAATCAAAGTTAGGAAAATTCTTAACTAATATAACAGCACCACTTGGAATAGGAGATATTGAGCTGGAAAGTGGTGAAATAGTGAAGGGATTTATTTGTGAAGGGTATGTAGAAAAAGAATCTGAAGATATTTCAGACTATGAAAGTTTTAAAAAATATAAGAATAGATAA
- a CDS encoding urea amidolyase associated protein UAAP1 yields the protein MKKIWSKTLIPGEKWSGNIGKGKYIHFKALGENANVSMLLYNMRDISERYNMPDTLKSQYTAYLTKGNVLMSDNGRVLASIVEDSLGWHDTISGYSTRKMIDDKYGKTTYGDSKNQWLRSGEENFLVELVRNNMSLRDLVPCVNLFSKVYVEEDGSMHYAKDHCKEGSTVTLRTEMDVIVIFSNTPNSLDESNEYPAVPVSIEVYDAPPVDLMDHCVNHRPENYRAFENTWDYNNLLGI from the coding sequence ATGAAAAAAATTTGGAGTAAAACATTAATACCAGGAGAGAAATGGTCCGGCAATATAGGAAAAGGAAAGTATATACACTTTAAGGCATTAGGAGAAAATGCAAATGTATCAATGCTTTTATATAACATGAGAGATATTTCAGAAAGATATAATATGCCAGATACATTAAAGTCACAATACACTGCTTATCTTACGAAAGGTAATGTATTAATGAGTGATAATGGACGAGTTTTAGCTAGCATTGTAGAAGATAGCCTTGGATGGCATGATACAATCTCAGGTTATTCTACTAGAAAGATGATAGATGACAAGTATGGTAAAACCACATATGGAGATAGTAAAAATCAATGGTTAAGAAGTGGTGAAGAAAATTTTTTAGTGGAGTTAGTTAGAAATAATATGTCATTAAGAGATTTAGTTCCTTGTGTAAATTTATTTTCAAAGGTTTATGTTGAGGAAGATGGTAGCATGCATTATGCCAAAGATCACTGCAAAGAAGGTTCAACAGTAACCCTTAGAACAGAGATGGATGTAATTGTAATTTTTTCAAATACACCGAATTCTTTAGACGAATCTAACGAGTATCCAGCAGTACCAGTGTCAATAGAAGTATACGATGCACCACCGGTGGACTTAATGGATCACTGTGTAAATCATAGACCTGAGAATTATAGAGCTTTTGAAAATACTTGGGATTATAACAATTTGCTTGGAATATAA
- a CDS encoding response regulator transcription factor, producing MEKLKENEWNTINDMLLEIYTIRTLQEFTVTLLKMFRMIIPYTKGYFIVFDEEGNIENKKSYFINMSEESKKKYISDFYEIDYLKYVLDFAKSTKIYRDTDILENDIRKKTEFYKNFLHQEDIPYGCGILCVKDRETVGIINLFRSEDFGDFTNKDMYILDILKQHLTNIICRLTNRDNDNFMSRGNSEDFVSRYELSEREGEITELLKIGYSNAEIGEKLIISISTVKKHIYNIYMKTGVKSRTQLIALLNET from the coding sequence ATGGAAAAACTTAAAGAGAATGAATGGAACACTATAAATGACATGTTGCTAGAGATATACACAATAAGAACTCTGCAAGAGTTCACTGTTACATTACTTAAGATGTTTAGGATGATAATTCCGTATACAAAGGGATATTTTATTGTTTTTGATGAGGAAGGTAATATAGAAAATAAAAAATCTTATTTTATTAATATGAGTGAGGAAAGTAAAAAGAAGTATATTAGTGATTTTTATGAAATAGATTATTTAAAATATGTTTTAGATTTTGCCAAGAGTACTAAAATTTATAGAGATACAGATATTTTAGAAAATGATATCAGAAAGAAGACGGAGTTTTATAAAAATTTTCTACACCAAGAAGATATTCCTTATGGTTGTGGGATACTATGTGTAAAGGATAGAGAGACCGTAGGTATAATTAATTTATTTAGAAGTGAAGATTTTGGGGACTTTACTAATAAGGATATGTATATTTTAGATATATTAAAACAACATCTAACAAATATAATATGTAGATTAACTAATAGGGATAATGATAACTTTATGTCTAGAGGAAATTCAGAAGATTTTGTATCTCGATATGAGCTATCTGAAAGAGAAGGGGAGATTACAGAGTTATTGAAGATAGGCTATTCAAATGCAGAAATAGGAGAAAAGCTTATAATAAGCATATCTACAGTTAAAAAGCATATATACAATATTTATATGAAAACAGGAGTAAAGAGTAGGACTCAGCTAATTGCATTGCTGAACGAAACTTAG
- a CDS encoding ABC transporter substrate-binding protein → MKKRFTLVLSLILIMITLIPTLIGCGGKSKIVKGTKENPFVLGISPMAGWYAWYGIDQFGIFEENGVCVKIEYFPVYSDSLTAFYSGRVDAVCIAGSDAIAPYNEGVNFDIVLVTDTSYGADGLVVKDGIESVKDLKGKTVATEVGTLEHMFLLKTLEKFDMSDKDINFVNMTINDAGPAFIAGGVDAAVLWEPTLSMATAAGGNLIYSSKETPGLIPDTLAVSERVMNSSNKYVQRVIDSWFDGTKLLNSRDDIFIESIAEKAEISKEEYLSMLDGVTIYDKEMNEEIFTDGKDYNHLIYTLEDTSEFLLDVGMIDRKPKDLENLLNNKYIKGGKEQ, encoded by the coding sequence ATGAAGAAAAGATTTACATTAGTATTGTCACTGATTTTAATAATGATAACGTTGATACCTACATTAATAGGATGTGGAGGTAAGAGTAAAATAGTAAAGGGAACAAAGGAGAATCCTTTTGTTTTAGGGATAAGCCCTATGGCGGGATGGTATGCTTGGTATGGTATAGACCAATTTGGAATCTTTGAAGAGAATGGTGTATGTGTTAAAATTGAATATTTTCCTGTATATAGCGATTCTCTAACAGCTTTTTATTCTGGAAGAGTTGATGCAGTATGTATTGCTGGTTCTGATGCAATAGCACCATATAATGAAGGAGTAAATTTTGATATAGTTCTTGTTACAGATACATCTTATGGAGCAGATGGATTAGTGGTGAAAGATGGAATAGAAAGCGTAAAAGATTTAAAAGGAAAAACGGTTGCTACAGAAGTTGGAACCTTAGAGCATATGTTTTTGTTAAAAACTTTAGAAAAGTTTGATATGTCTGATAAAGATATTAACTTTGTTAATATGACAATAAATGATGCAGGTCCAGCATTCATTGCTGGTGGTGTTGATGCAGCGGTATTATGGGAACCAACACTTTCAATGGCTACAGCAGCAGGAGGAAATTTAATTTATAGTTCGAAGGAAACTCCTGGTTTAATTCCAGATACCTTAGCAGTGTCAGAGAGAGTTATGAATAGTAGTAATAAATATGTACAAAGAGTTATAGATTCATGGTTTGATGGTACAAAACTATTAAATAGTAGAGATGATATATTTATTGAATCAATAGCAGAGAAGGCAGAAATAAGCAAAGAAGAATATCTTAGTATGTTAGATGGTGTTACTATTTATGATAAAGAGATGAATGAAGAAATATTTACCGATGGTAAAGACTATAATCATCTAATTTATACGTTGGAAGATACATCAGAGTTTTTACTTGACGTTGGAATGATTGATAGGAAGCCTAAAGATTTAGAAAATCTTTTAAATAACAAATATATAAAAGGAGGCAAAGAACAATGA